Below is a window of Pseudomonas monteilii DNA.
AACGCGCTGCGCGTGGAGCTGTTCGAGGGCGTCAGCGAGGCGGATCTGGAAGTGTGCATGCGCGTGCATGCCAAGATTCTCGACAACCTCGAGCGTTCCTGACGCTGCGGGCGCCTCTTCATCTACGAACAGGAAACCGTCTTCCCATGAGCCTGCACAAACCCGAAGTCGTCATCACCTACTGCACCCAATGCCAATGGCTGCTGCGCGCCGCCTGGCTGGCCCAGGAACTGCTGTCGACGTTCGCGGACGAACTGGGCCGGGTCGCCCTGGAACCGGCCAGCGGCGGCACCTTTCGCATCACCTGCGGCGGGGTGCAGGTCTGGGAGCGCAAGGCCGATGGCGGCTTCCCCGAAGCCAAGGTGCTCAAGCAACGCATTCGCGACCAGATCGACCCTGAGCGCGACCTGGGCCACAACGACCGTTAAGGCAGTTATCTTCAGTCGTACAGCGCTCTTTTCTTCCAGTTCTCGTCTTCGTCCGTCTTGAGGCCCTGGGTCAACTGGTTGTCCTCGTCCTCGGTCGGCTCCAGCTGATCCAAGGCCTGTGCATTGGCACGGGCCAGCAGTTTCTCCAGATAGGTCAGCTGCTCCTTGTACACCGCAGGCTCAGGCTGCTTGCTCAGGTACTGCACGCCGCGCTCGAACGCCAGCCGTGCCTGGCCGGGCTCCCCCTTGACCAGGCACTGCTGGCCCAGGTTGTTGAAAAACTCGATGTGCAGCAACACCAGTATGTGCTGGATCTGCTTGACCCAGTACTTGCCTTCCTCGCGCGTGAGCACGTTCTCGTGGGTGGCGCGCACCACCTGATGGTGCAGCACCTCGAGCAGCACCCGGATGTCCTTGGCCTTGGCTTCGCTGCCGATCGGGCTCGGCGGGTTGTTCACCGGGATCTTCTCGCCCAGCGCGACCAGTTGCTCGAGTTCGGCGATGCGTGTCTTGAGCCGGACATCGCGCTTGTCCAGTGCCAGCAGGCGCTGGTTCAGGTCCAGCTCGATACGCGCCAGCAGCAGCTTCAATGCAGGGCTCATGAACTGCCCGGGGAAGGTCTCGCTGATATCACCACAACGCCGCTGACGCTCGTTGAGGTCGATCTTCAGGCGTGCGCGGTCGAGCCGGGTGTTTTCCACCAGATTGTTGAGGTAGCCGATGACGATCAGCAGGGCAATGCCCGCCACGACCAGCAGGGTGATCAGGAATGGTGTCACCGGTAACGCCTCTGTCAGATTTTGCCTGCTTGGAGTGTAGTGAGTTCGCGTCGCAGCGAATAGCGTCCGAATGAAAGAGAAGAGGGCTTCTGGGTACAGGCTTCATGTTTGGCCCTGAATAGAGGGGGACATCGCACTGACAGCGGGCGCGAAGTGATTGATTTGAATAAATTTATACAAAGGGCTTGACGCTTCTTCGTGGCCTCCCTAGAATGCGCGCCACTTGCAGCGCAAAGCATAACGCCAGGCGATGCAGGCAGTGAATGTTGTAGCGTGTCCCCTTCGTCTAGTGGCCTAGGACACCGCCCTTTCACGGCGGTAACAGGGGTTCGAGTCCCCTAGGGGACGCCATTGCGGGAATAGCTCAGTTGGTAGAGCACGACCTTGCCAAGGTCGGGGTCGCGAGTTCGAGTCTCGTTTCCCGCTCCAGTTTCTCCGGCAACGCCTCACGGCGGGGCAGGAAAAGAAAATCCAGGCTGAATCGTGAGGTTCATGTCGGGTGCACTGAAAAGTGTCGCGTGTCCCCTTCGTCTAGTGGCCTAGGACACCGCCCTTTCACGGCGGTAACAGGGGTTCGAGTCCCCTAGGGGACGCCATTTGCGGGAATAGCTCAGTTGGTAGAGCACGACCTTGCCAAGGTCGGGGTCGCGAGTTCGAGTCTCGTTTCCCGCTCCAGTTCAAGACTGTGGCGTCTATACGGTGCAGAGGTGGTGAAGGTCGTCATGGCGCTTCACGCCAAATGTTGTAAAGCGTAACACTGCGGGAATAGCTCAGTTGGTAGAGCACGACCTTGCCAAGGTCGGGGTCGCGAGTTCGAGTCTCGTTTCCCGCTCCAATACAGAAGCGCACCAGGGAATCTAACATTCCTCTGGTGCGTTTTTTTTTGCCTCATGAAAAGCCTGGCCATGGTGAGCAGACCATGGCCAGGTTGCTCAGCGGTATTCGATGGTGAAGTTCAAGGCACCTTTGGCTTCGCCAGGCGTCACCCTCGCGTCTGTCTGGTAGTAGCGGGCGCGCAAGTCGAGGCGCGTGATCCCAGGCGTGACGCCGACCATGTCCACGAACTCCTCCAATCTCAACGGCGTATTGTCACTTCGCAGGACTTGAATACCGATCCCGTTGGCGGTCGAGTCCGTGGTCAAGCTGATGATGCCCCTGTCCCGATCTACCGGTATCGAGCCGTCCACGCCATCCAGGCGCATGAATGCGCGCGAGACACTGCCTGCCGGGTCATCCTCGCAGTCGCTCAATGTGATGAAGAAATCGACCGGGTTGGTGGTGCTGCCCTGGCCCGTGAACTGGGCAAGATCATGGGTACCCAGTTGTACCGGGTTGGCGCTGACGGCATCGGCCTTGAGCGTGCACTGAGCTTGCTGGACTTGCCCTGTCAGCGTCAATCGCACGGCATCTCCGACATCGGTGATGGCGCCTCTTACGACTTCCTGATTAAACGTATGGACGCCTGGCGGTATGGCATCGGTCTTGATCAAGGCCACATACTTGATGAAGAGGTTTCCCATACGCATTGCTACAGGAAGCATTTTTTGCTGGTTTTCGCCTATGTAAGGTACCGCACCGACACCATTGTCGTTTGCCTGAAACGCGTTGCTGGCAGGTGCGTTGAGGAAACTGCCCAGCTCAATGTACAGACCCACCCCTGGGATGCTGGTTTGCAGTACCTTGCCATCCACCCTTTTTCCATCTACATCCGGGAAGGGGCCGGGAGCGATCGGCAAGGGTGTGTTCATGTTCGCTGTCAGTAAACGATTTCCCTCATTGTCACAAGTCAAAAAAAAGCCAGGCCCTGGTACGCCGATGAAATCGGCGGAGTAGATCTTGCTACCTTTGAGGGCATCACGTGCCACCCATAGAGGGCCGCCCAGGTTATGTGTGAACTGCAGGGGGCCAGGGGTCGTCTCCCATTTGCATTCTGAATCGGCAAGCGCTTGACTCGACAGAGTCATTAACGTGGCCGCAGCTGCGATGCCGATGAAATGACGTGAAAAAGAAGGCATGATCGATTCCTGTGGCAAAGTCTGTGGCATTTTCGTACAGACCCGGTCATGGCGCAGGGCAGCGCAAGGTCTGTACGCGGTAGCCTTGGTCTTGCGGCATGGTTGCCGGGTCTATTTGCAGCAGACAACGTTGTTGAGTGCGATCACCCCAGCGCGCTTCAAGGACTTGTGCGTGGGTGTCTGTGGCAATCAGCGCCTGGCCGGCCTGACCTACCACTGCCAGGTGCTGACCCTTTTGATCGTTCACCTGTGTGCCGAAGGGCAGAGGGCTGCCGTCTGCGTGCTGCAGGGTCAGCACCAGGCGAGTGACTTTGCGCGCCTTGAAGCCTGCCAGGACGACCGCGCCTCGGCGGGGGACGACCTGCATGGCGCCGTTCTCGATTTCCACCTCCGGATCGAGCTGATCGGTTTGCAAGGTGACTTGATTGACCCGGTAGGGGCGCATATGAGGTGCCAGGATGTAGCCGCTCTCGTCGGTGCTTGCCCCAGGGGCATTATCGACGCCAACGCCAGGTACGTCAGGCACATGTACCAGTGCACTGGTCTCGCTCAGGAACTGCCCCAGCACGAGGCCATCGGCGTGCGCCAGCACTGCGCCACTGGCATTGATCGAGACGCTACGGAAGTTGTCTGCCTCGGTATACCCGGCGCCTACGTTCACCTTCTGTGTCCGGTAGCTCATCGAGACGGCAGTCGTCTTGCGCTGCTGCTCGTCATTGGCCAGCGATGCCAGGTAACTCAACCGGTTGTCCTGTGAACCGCTGCTCAGGGTCGCCCGTTCGCTGAGGCGACCATTGCTTTGTTGTACATCGAAGCCCGCAGTGGAAGGCGCGCTCCAATCCAGTGGAACGGTGACCCCGAGCCCCAGGATGCGGTCGCTGCCACGGTTGTCGCTCAATGCCTGCGAGGCATACAGGTTGATACTGACCCGACGGTAGTGGGTGTTGAACTGCAACTGATACTGGCGTCGTTGGCGATCGGTGTTCCAATAGTCGTCCTGAGACAGGGTCAGGCTCAACGAGCTGCGGTTTCCGAACGACTGGTAGATCGAGCTTTCCAGACGACTGCGACGGTTGCCCTGAAAGCGACTCGAGGCGTTGCGTTGCTGCACGGCTTCATCGAACTCACGGTAGCCTTCCGTGGAGTAGCGATAGCCTGCGAAGCGCAGGCTGGTGCCGGTCTGGAAAGCCTTGCCGTAACGCATGGCATAACTTTGTCCCTGTACGCGCCCCCCTTGCTCGCCCAGGTCGGTGTTGGCTTGAGTGGCGTCCAGGGAAATGGCGCCCAGAGTGCCGAAGTCGCGTGCAATACCCACATTGGCGGCGTCGTAATACTCGCTGCCCATCAGACCGCCATACAAGGTGGTACCCCACCGGCCACCGCGAGCGAGGGTGGCTTGCCACAACGCAGGGTTATCGGTCTTGTCTGCACCGTTGTAGCGCCCGACCACCAGGTTGTAGCGCCATACCCCTTCGCGCAGCAGGTTGCTGAGGGTAGAGTAAGGTTGTATGAAGCGGCGTACCTGGCCATCGGCCTCGGTAAGAACGATTTCAAGGTCGCCATTGCTGCCACTGACACCCAGGTCGTCGATTTCGTAAGGGCCAGGGGCTACATAAGTGGAGTAGATCGGGTAGCCGTTCTGCAGGACTTCCAGCTTGGCGCGGGTCTGGGCCACGCCGCGTATCACCGGCGCATAGTTTTGCATCACGTCAGGCAGCATATCCATGTCAGTGGCCAACTGGACGCCTCTGATCGGCACGCTTCGGAAGACATCGCCGCGGCTGAAGGCCTCGCCCAGGGTCAGCGTGCCCCACTGCCCGGGCAGATCATGTTGGGCATAGGTGTTGAAATGTACCCAGTCCTGACCTTTACCGCTGTCACGCCAGCTCTGGCTACTGCGCAAGCGCCAGCCACCGAGGTTGATACCGCTATTGAGGTAGAGTTCGTGGCTGCTGTGCGAGGCGGCGGCAGCGCCGCTGAAACGCTGCGCAGAGGCCTGGTAATTGACGAAGGCGACATTGATACCGTTGTCCCAACGTTCGGGTGCGACGTTGCCGGCCACATCGCGGCGCAAGGCTATCTGTGGGATGGAAAGCGCCAGTCGCAGCTGTCCAGCGTCCAGGTCGTACGTGGCTTCTGGTACCCGTGCAGGCAAGTCCACACAACGCTCGTCGCTGGGCAAGGGTTCTGCCAGGCCCTGTTCACGCAGGCCCAGTTCGCGCAGCAGATTGGCGCTCAGGCAAGGTTCCAGCCCCTTGCCATCGTCGCGTGCTTTGAAGTCGATGTCATGCTTGCCGGCAGGCGCCAGGTTGACCAGCACGTCGACCGAATACCGACCAGGCGCAAGGGAGGCCTGAGGAGTCAGAGTCTTCAAGGCGGCGACGCTGGCATCTTTGGCTTGGCCAGGGGACTGGCGCATGAAGTTGGGGTTGAAGTGCAAGGGGCGCTCTTGCGCAATAGCCCTGTCGGCAAGCAAATAGGAAAAGCTGTAGCTTACAATAGGAAGTAGCAAAAGCGTCCGAAAGTAAGTCGGTGGGAGGCTGCACTGTAGGGATCTTTGCATGCTCAGGCACCGTGGATGTGAGTAGCTTGAAAGGCTTCCCTCCACTAGAAGGTTAGAGCCAATTTGCCAGCGGAATGAAAAGAAGCAGCACGTTACAGATCTGGAAAATAAAAAAATGTAAGAAAATTCCGATATGTAAGGCGATAATTTCAGGGTGCCTTGGTGTATCGAAACAGTGTCGCGCTGGACGGTGTAGGTAAAGTCCAGCGCGACGACCGTGCTGCGTTGATAAAGACGTGAAGTGCTCGTTACGCTACGTGAAGTCGAGCGTTATCCAAGCAATCCTCGCCGTTTTGATATTGCCTACTTGCCGAATCCCAGACTATATGGCCAGCCCTGATAACTAGAGAACCCAGTTTCCTCCCAACGGCCAGTTTTTGGGTTGCGAACAAAGCCCAACTGTGAA
It encodes the following:
- a CDS encoding selenoprotein; protein product: MSLHKPEVVITYCTQCQWLLRAAWLAQELLSTFADELGRVALEPASGGTFRITCGGVQVWERKADGGFPEAKVLKQRIRDQIDPERDLGHNDR
- a CDS encoding fimbrial protein; translation: MPSFSRHFIGIAAAATLMTLSSQALADSECKWETTPGPLQFTHNLGGPLWVARDALKGSKIYSADFIGVPGPGFFLTCDNEGNRLLTANMNTPLPIAPGPFPDVDGKRVDGKVLQTSIPGVGLYIELGSFLNAPASNAFQANDNGVGAVPYIGENQQKMLPVAMRMGNLFIKYVALIKTDAIPPGVHTFNQEVVRGAITDVGDAVRLTLTGQVQQAQCTLKADAVSANPVQLGTHDLAQFTGQGSTTNPVDFFITLSDCEDDPAGSVSRAFMRLDGVDGSIPVDRDRGIISLTTDSTANGIGIQVLRSDNTPLRLEEFVDMVGVTPGITRLDLRARYYQTDARVTPGEAKGALNFTIEYR
- a CDS encoding ferrous iron transporter B, giving the protein MRQSPGQAKDASVAALKTLTPQASLAPGRYSVDVLVNLAPAGKHDIDFKARDDGKGLEPCLSANLLRELGLREQGLAEPLPSDERCVDLPARVPEATYDLDAGQLRLALSIPQIALRRDVAGNVAPERWDNGINVAFVNYQASAQRFSGAAAASHSSHELYLNSGINLGGWRLRSSQSWRDSGKGQDWVHFNTYAQHDLPGQWGTLTLGEAFSRGDVFRSVPIRGVQLATDMDMLPDVMQNYAPVIRGVAQTRAKLEVLQNGYPIYSTYVAPGPYEIDDLGVSGSNGDLEIVLTEADGQVRRFIQPYSTLSNLLREGVWRYNLVVGRYNGADKTDNPALWQATLARGGRWGTTLYGGLMGSEYYDAANVGIARDFGTLGAISLDATQANTDLGEQGGRVQGQSYAMRYGKAFQTGTSLRFAGYRYSTEGYREFDEAVQQRNASSRFQGNRRSRLESSIYQSFGNRSSLSLTLSQDDYWNTDRQRRQYQLQFNTHYRRVSINLYASQALSDNRGSDRILGLGVTVPLDWSAPSTAGFDVQQSNGRLSERATLSSGSQDNRLSYLASLANDEQQRKTTAVSMSYRTQKVNVGAGYTEADNFRSVSINASGAVLAHADGLVLGQFLSETSALVHVPDVPGVGVDNAPGASTDESGYILAPHMRPYRVNQVTLQTDQLDPEVEIENGAMQVVPRRGAVVLAGFKARKVTRLVLTLQHADGSPLPFGTQVNDQKGQHLAVVGQAGQALIATDTHAQVLEARWGDRTQQRCLLQIDPATMPQDQGYRVQTLRCPAP